Proteins encoded by one window of Salmonirosea aquatica:
- a CDS encoding hydroxymethylglutaryl-CoA lyase, with translation MLKLIECPRDAWQGHHPFIPTEQKTRYLNLLLKVGFDTLDFGSFVSPKAMPQVGDTAAVLAGLDLSQTNTKLLAIVANERGAQQACEFDEIAYLGYPFSISETFQLRNTNAGIAESVERVKFMQTLCEKYDKKLVIYISMGFGNPYGDPWSPELARHWVEELAGLGIGIFSLSDTVGLARPEVINPLFTELIFSRPELEFGAHFHTTPVDWYEKVEAAYAAGCRRFDGALLGYGGCPMAQDDLVGNMPTERLLEFGVEKKELPPINHAVLGEAMKYFRKITV, from the coding sequence ATGCTCAAACTCATTGAATGCCCGCGCGATGCCTGGCAGGGGCACCATCCTTTCATCCCCACGGAACAGAAAACAAGGTACCTTAATCTCCTGCTAAAGGTAGGTTTCGATACGTTGGACTTCGGTAGTTTTGTGTCGCCCAAGGCCATGCCGCAGGTCGGCGATACGGCCGCCGTCCTGGCCGGGCTGGACCTTTCTCAGACAAACACAAAACTTCTGGCTATCGTGGCCAATGAACGGGGGGCGCAGCAAGCCTGTGAATTTGATGAAATAGCCTATCTGGGGTACCCCTTTTCCATTTCTGAAACCTTCCAGCTTCGCAATACCAACGCGGGTATTGCGGAGTCGGTGGAGCGGGTGAAGTTCATGCAGACGCTCTGTGAGAAGTACGATAAGAAACTTGTGATTTATATTTCCATGGGATTTGGCAACCCGTATGGCGATCCGTGGAGTCCCGAACTTGCGCGGCATTGGGTAGAAGAGTTAGCCGGACTGGGCATCGGGATTTTTTCCCTATCGGATACGGTCGGCCTGGCCCGTCCCGAAGTTATAAATCCTTTGTTTACCGAACTTATTTTTTCCCGGCCCGAACTGGAATTTGGAGCGCATTTTCATACCACACCAGTCGATTGGTACGAGAAAGTCGAAGCTGCCTACGCTGCCGGCTGCCGCCGCTTCGACGGTGCCCTGCTGGGGTACGGAGGCTGCCCAATGGCGCAGGACGATCTGGTCGGGAATATGCCCACAGAGCGGTTATTGGAATTTGGAGTCGAAAAAAAAGAGCTTCCCCCAATCAACCATGCGGTTTTGGGGGAAGCTATGAAGTATTTCAGGAAAATAACTGTGTAA
- a CDS encoding Rne/Rng family ribonuclease: MSNELVINSTQKGERIALLQDKRLLEYHVEEPDHSFTVGDIYLGTVKKLVSGLNAAFVDVGYEKDAFLHYLDLGPNINSLNKFTKDVIAKRANSGKISSFKMEPEIEKQGKIDKVLDRNQPILVQIVKEPISTKGPRLSCDISIAGRYIVLVPFSNSVNLSKKITDRQERNRLQRLMSSIKPNNFGIIVRTVAQGHDVEELDKDLQTCVEKWENGIKALRDAKPRDRVIGEMNRASSIIRDMLNESFDSITVDSKDVYEDIKHYIRTIAPDKENILRLHNGKNKVFEQFGLEKQIKSLFGRSVSLPGGGYLIIEHTEALHVIDVNSGNKSNSQEDQEATALSVNAEAAKEIARQLRLRDMGGIIVVDFIDMKKAENKKKIYEVMREEMKPERSKYTVLPLSKFGLMQITRQRVRPEMNIVTRETCPTCGGTGTIQASILVTDTILSNLDYMLTKQNESNISISLHPFLYAYFTKGLISQQVKWLFQYKTWVNLIKDSSLGVVEFTFHNKDGEVIEVNSN, translated from the coding sequence TTGAGTAACGAATTAGTCATCAATTCTACTCAAAAGGGAGAACGTATAGCCCTTTTGCAGGATAAGCGCCTTCTTGAATATCACGTAGAAGAGCCGGATCATAGTTTTACCGTTGGGGATATCTACCTGGGTACGGTAAAAAAACTGGTTTCCGGCCTGAATGCCGCGTTCGTAGACGTAGGATACGAGAAGGACGCCTTTTTACACTACCTGGATTTAGGCCCCAACATCAACTCGCTGAATAAATTCACGAAGGATGTCATCGCTAAACGGGCCAATTCCGGTAAGATCAGTAGTTTTAAGATGGAGCCCGAAATTGAAAAGCAGGGCAAAATCGACAAGGTCCTTGACCGCAATCAGCCCATCCTGGTGCAGATTGTCAAAGAACCTATTTCCACCAAAGGACCTCGCCTCTCGTGCGACATTTCCATCGCCGGCCGCTACATTGTTCTGGTACCTTTTTCAAACTCTGTCAACTTATCCAAAAAAATAACCGATCGGCAGGAACGCAACCGGCTGCAACGCCTGATGTCGTCTATCAAGCCGAATAACTTCGGGATTATTGTGCGCACTGTAGCGCAGGGACACGACGTAGAGGAACTGGACAAGGACCTGCAAACCTGTGTGGAGAAGTGGGAGAATGGCATCAAAGCTCTCCGCGACGCCAAACCGCGCGACCGGGTAATCGGCGAAATGAATCGTGCCTCGTCCATCATCCGGGACATGCTGAACGAATCGTTCGACAGCATTACGGTGGACTCCAAGGATGTGTATGAGGATATTAAGCACTACATCCGTACCATCGCACCCGACAAGGAAAACATCCTACGGCTGCATAATGGCAAGAATAAGGTGTTCGAGCAGTTCGGTCTGGAAAAGCAAATCAAATCGCTCTTTGGCCGTTCGGTAAGCCTGCCGGGTGGGGGGTACCTCATCATCGAACACACCGAAGCCCTGCACGTGATCGATGTCAACAGCGGCAACAAATCCAACAGTCAGGAGGATCAGGAAGCGACGGCGCTCAGCGTGAACGCCGAAGCGGCCAAAGAAATCGCCCGTCAACTTCGTTTGCGCGATATGGGCGGGATCATTGTGGTGGACTTCATTGACATGAAGAAAGCCGAGAATAAGAAGAAAATCTACGAGGTGATGCGGGAGGAAATGAAACCCGAACGCTCCAAGTACACGGTACTTCCCCTCTCCAAGTTTGGCCTGATGCAAATCACCCGGCAGCGCGTGCGCCCCGAGATGAACATCGTGACCCGCGAAACCTGCCCTACCTGCGGTGGTACGGGTACCATTCAGGCGAGTATTCTGGTAACGGATACCATCCTGAGCAATCTCGACTACATGTTGACCAAGCAGAACGAAAGCAATATCAGTATTTCGCTGCATCCATTCCTGTATGCCTATTTCACCAAGGGGCTTATTTCACAGCAAGTGAAATGGTTGTTTCAATACAAAACATGGGTAAATCTGATTAAGGATTCGTCGTTGGGCGTCGTGGAATTCACTTTCCACAACAAGGATGGCGAAGTGATCGAGGTCAATTCCAATTAG
- a CDS encoding tetratricopeptide repeat protein, which translates to MKRTLVLVSILAIALVGTLYSLPKIVVNTKDQGVVSEQNTGEEAGGKELEGSGAAATSHSNETLTAEQQQAIDPLRNAYQQATADGKAAAAIKLSDVFGQYQKFDSAAYYADQAARLSPVVENYLRAGDRYYEAYGFATDEAKARMLGEKTRTYYQKALDQNPELLAAKANMAMTYVNTPSPMQGIMLLREVLEADPTNELALFNLGILSMRSNQYSKAVERFQQILQSHPTNTKAQFYLGVCLVELGRTEEAAKVLADVKQKEKDPVIQDAISELEKRINN; encoded by the coding sequence ATGAAAAGGACACTCGTACTGGTATCCATTCTGGCCATTGCTCTGGTGGGTACTTTGTACAGTCTGCCCAAAATCGTGGTGAACACCAAAGATCAGGGCGTAGTCAGTGAACAAAATACGGGAGAGGAAGCGGGTGGAAAGGAATTGGAAGGAAGCGGGGCTGCGGCCACCAGTCATTCCAATGAAACACTGACCGCCGAGCAGCAGCAGGCTATCGATCCGTTGCGGAATGCCTACCAACAGGCCACAGCGGACGGAAAAGCAGCAGCAGCCATTAAGCTCTCGGATGTTTTTGGACAGTACCAGAAGTTTGACAGCGCTGCCTATTACGCCGATCAGGCGGCCCGTTTAAGTCCGGTGGTCGAAAATTACCTTCGGGCGGGCGACCGGTACTATGAAGCCTACGGTTTCGCTACCGATGAAGCCAAAGCCCGGATGCTGGGTGAGAAAACGCGGACGTATTACCAGAAAGCCCTGGATCAGAATCCAGAGCTGCTGGCAGCCAAAGCCAATATGGCGATGACGTACGTTAACACGCCCTCGCCTATGCAGGGAATCATGCTGCTGCGGGAAGTACTAGAGGCAGATCCAACCAACGAACTGGCGCTGTTCAACCTGGGGATTCTTTCGATGCGTTCCAATCAGTATAGCAAAGCGGTGGAGCGTTTCCAGCAGATTTTGCAGAGTCACCCTACCAATACCAAGGCTCAGTTTTATCTGGGTGTGTGCCTGGTGGAACTGGGACGCACCGAAGAGGCCGCCAAGGTACTGGCCGATGTGAAGCAAAAAGAAAAAGATCCCGTGATTCAGGACGCAATCAGCGAACTGGAGAAGCGGATAAATAATTAA
- a CDS encoding HU family DNA-binding protein: MYTLKYISTVTKADVIAQISEKTGVEKADVQQTLETFFTVVKDSLADGENLYVRGFGSFINKKRARKVARNISKGESMIIDEHFVPSFKPAKVFVEQVKTSDSLKSVVEK, encoded by the coding sequence ATATACACTTTAAAGTACATAAGCACAGTGACTAAGGCAGACGTAATCGCACAGATTTCTGAGAAAACAGGTGTTGAAAAGGCTGATGTTCAGCAGACTCTCGAAACTTTCTTCACCGTAGTGAAAGACTCCCTCGCCGATGGTGAGAATCTTTATGTGAGAGGATTTGGTAGCTTCATTAACAAGAAGCGGGCCCGCAAAGTTGCCCGGAACATTTCCAAGGGCGAATCTATGATTATTGACGAACATTTTGTTCCCAGCTTCAAACCCGCCAAGGTGTTTGTTGAACAAGTGAAGACGAGCGATAGCTTGAAATCCGTGGTTGAGAAGTAA